In one window of Gopherus evgoodei ecotype Sinaloan lineage chromosome 9, rGopEvg1_v1.p, whole genome shotgun sequence DNA:
- the RIPPLY1 gene encoding protein ripply1: MEASVHAPLGLACWLQGPQGAWGCGHPVQGRKQGGRSPPLWRPWLPTAKDLCRQNRDQTDPARGSEMLVDGGSGKASALFRHPVRLFWPRSKSFDYLYSEGEKLLENFPVQATISLYEDSDSEEEEEEEEEGWGEEGQVEEGGQQAEESVLQQEAGCRQGPAGASQPIKLCLK, encoded by the exons ATGGAAGCTTCTGTCCATGCTCCCCTCGGGCTGGCCTGCTGGCTCCAGGGCCCCCAGGGTGCCTGGGGCTGCGGGCACCCTGTGCAGGGCCGAAAACAAGGTGGAAG ATCCCCTCCTCTCTGGAGACCCTGGCTTCCCACTGCAAaggatctgtgcaggcagaacagGGACCAGACAGACCCG GCCCGCGGCAGTGAGATGCTGGTGGATGGTGGCTCAGGCAAGGCATCAGCACTGTTCCGGCACCCTGTCAG ACTCTTCTGGCCCCGCTCCAAGTCCTTCGATTACCTGTACAGtgagggggagaagctgctggagAACTTCCCCGTGCAAGCCACCATCAGCCTCTATGAGGACTCCGACagcgaggaagaggaagaggaagaggaggaaggctggggggaggaagggcaagtggaggagggggggcagcaggcggagGAGTCTGTGTTACAGCAGGAGGCAGGCTGCCGTCAGGGGCCAGCTGGGGCCAGCCAGCCAATAAAGCTGTGTCTGAAGTGA